A stretch of the Haladaptatus sp. R4 genome encodes the following:
- a CDS encoding SWIM zinc finger family protein has product MACTCPYHVHRNTFCKHMAAVENATDDGTLEAFPSEDNETEPEDCDCEGLGDFPCWPCVRMGRKELPN; this is encoded by the coding sequence TTGGCCTGCACGTGTCCGTATCACGTCCATCGCAACACCTTCTGCAAACACATGGCCGCCGTCGAGAACGCAACCGACGACGGGACGCTTGAGGCCTTTCCGTCCGAGGACAACGAGACCGAACCCGAAGACTGTGACTGTGAGGGCCTCGGTGACTTCCCGTGCTGGCCGTGCGTAAGGATGGGACGGAAAGAACTGCCGAACTAA
- a CDS encoding ABC transporter ATP-binding protein — MNSIRATSLTKRYGDTTAVDSLDLTVPNGIVYGFLGPNGAGKTTTMRMLTTLIRPTSGQAFVGGESITDRNAVTTHIGYLPEEPPLYPELTAYEQLDYAAGLRDIATPETTNRIETLLDRLDLTGDADDRIVGYSKGMRQKTAFIQAILHDPDVLFLDEPTSGLDPRSARTVRDIIIELTNNGTTVFLSTHILPIVDELADTVGVLFDGQLITEGSPAELKRRAESGEQDTLEDVFLEVTDDESAFEGESNDA, encoded by the coding sequence ATGAACTCAATACGAGCAACTAGCTTGACGAAACGGTACGGCGACACGACAGCAGTCGATTCGCTTGACCTGACGGTCCCCAATGGCATTGTATATGGGTTCTTGGGTCCGAACGGTGCGGGAAAAACAACAACGATGCGAATGCTGACAACGCTTATCCGGCCGACCAGTGGACAGGCGTTCGTCGGAGGTGAGTCGATTACCGATCGTAACGCCGTAACGACACACATTGGTTATTTACCGGAAGAACCACCGCTGTACCCGGAGTTAACCGCATACGAACAGTTGGACTACGCCGCCGGTCTGCGAGACATCGCAACACCGGAAACAACTAACCGAATTGAAACACTCCTCGACCGTCTCGATTTGACTGGCGACGCAGACGATCGGATCGTTGGATATTCGAAGGGAATGCGCCAAAAAACTGCGTTCATACAGGCAATTCTCCACGACCCGGATGTTCTCTTTCTGGACGAACCGACAAGCGGTCTTGACCCACGATCGGCACGTACAGTGCGGGACATCATCATCGAACTCACTAACAATGGAACGACGGTGTTTCTCTCGACACACATTTTACCCATCGTTGACGAACTTGCAGATACGGTTGGCGTGCTGTTCGACGGACAACTCATTACCGAGGGTTCGCCCGCTGAATTGAAACGTCGCGCCGAATCGGGCGAGCAAGACACCCTCGAAGACGTGTTCCTTGAAGTGACCGACGACGAATCGGCCTTCGAAGGAGAATCGAACGATGCGTGA
- a CDS encoding HalOD1 output domain-containing protein — protein sequence MSSSSTTSAQPHDTQPESIIEAVIEAVLEVHGSEPQTPLYQAIDPDALEQLYQHSSPTVHFEYIGYQITIDSHRTVSVSELA from the coding sequence ATGAGTAGCTCCTCCACCACATCGGCACAGCCACATGACACCCAGCCCGAGTCAATTATCGAAGCGGTCATTGAGGCTGTCCTTGAGGTTCATGGATCTGAACCCCAGACACCGCTGTATCAAGCCATTGATCCGGATGCGCTTGAACAGCTGTACCAACACTCGTCGCCGACGGTTCATTTTGAATATATTGGCTATCAAATCACGATTGATTCACATCGGACGGTCTCGGTTTCCGAATTGGCATAA
- a CDS encoding helix-turn-helix transcriptional regulator gives MENTLKVQRAIHDLTQGDLATALGVSRQTINAIETGRYDPSLELAFKLADYFDCTIEDLFTPEDTNE, from the coding sequence ATGGAAAACACGCTCAAAGTGCAACGAGCAATCCACGACCTCACACAAGGGGATCTTGCAACGGCGCTCGGAGTTAGTCGGCAAACAATCAATGCAATCGAAACTGGACGGTACGATCCTAGTCTCGAATTAGCATTTAAACTGGCAGATTATTTCGACTGTACGATTGAAGATTTGTTTACGCCAGAAGATACCAATGAATAG
- a CDS encoding HalOD1 output domain-containing protein — protein MSKENPPNSDDDTESDGISNHYDWSSTAPSTAIVETIAQAMNCESLEVGPLYEWVDPDSLDAIFDGHSTRTRNSATSISFSYTNYTVTVNSTGTVHVAPA, from the coding sequence ATGAGTAAGGAGAATCCCCCGAACTCTGACGATGACACCGAATCCGATGGGATTTCCAACCACTATGACTGGTCCTCGACCGCCCCGAGTACCGCGATTGTCGAGACCATTGCCCAGGCAATGAACTGTGAATCACTGGAGGTCGGTCCACTCTACGAGTGGGTAGATCCCGATTCCCTTGACGCGATCTTCGATGGACACTCGACACGAACCCGCAACTCGGCTACTTCAATCTCTTTTTCCTACACTAACTATACCGTCACTGTCAACAGTACTGGTACCGTTCACGTTGCTCCCGCCTAG
- a CDS encoding TrmB family transcriptional regulator, producing MALSRVSKATAKEVSDISEVPRTRVYDAIKVLEAKGLVEVQNTNPQQYRAVSVEEASETLRHEYESRTATLAETLNALEPAESNVDEEVTHDVWALWGTTPIANRTRQLIDGATDEIVLIVGRDEILTDHFGEQLQAAKREELRWWLGHSPKNSGIG from the coding sequence GTGGCGCTCTCACGCGTCTCCAAAGCGACAGCCAAAGAGGTCAGTGATATTTCAGAAGTGCCACGAACGCGTGTGTATGATGCAATCAAAGTGCTCGAAGCCAAAGGATTAGTCGAGGTGCAGAATACGAACCCACAGCAGTATCGGGCTGTCTCGGTCGAGGAAGCGAGCGAGACGCTACGGCACGAGTACGAGTCTCGAACTGCCACGCTGGCGGAGACACTGAATGCATTAGAGCCAGCCGAATCGAATGTGGACGAAGAGGTAACTCACGACGTCTGGGCTCTCTGGGGAACGACTCCCATTGCAAATCGAACGAGGCAGCTTATCGATGGCGCAACCGATGAGATCGTTCTGATTGTTGGGCGCGATGAGATTCTTACTGATCACTTCGGTGAGCAACTGCAGGCAGCGAAGAGAGAGGAGTTAAGGTGGTGGTTGGGACACTCACCGAAAAACTCCGGGATCGGGTGA
- a CDS encoding Lrp/AsnC family transcriptional regulator, with translation MSRNLDNVDRGILYHLQRDARNTTTQEIAETVGTSASTVRNRIEALEEDGIIKGYHPEIDYEAANLPLRIQFVCTATPTKRAEYVREILEIQGVIDVREMLVGRQNIYVEAVGTSTKDITRITDVLHEMGLTVESAEMMRKRHIQPFNHFHFREDITEDTPES, from the coding sequence ATGAGTCGAAACCTCGACAACGTTGATCGCGGAATCCTGTATCATCTTCAGCGTGATGCACGCAACACGACCACCCAAGAAATCGCCGAAACAGTTGGTACCTCGGCGAGCACGGTCCGTAATCGCATCGAAGCACTCGAAGAGGACGGGATCATCAAAGGCTACCACCCTGAAATCGATTACGAGGCGGCGAACCTACCCCTTCGGATTCAGTTTGTCTGCACAGCCACACCAACCAAGCGGGCCGAGTACGTCAGGGAGATTCTTGAGATACAGGGCGTGATTGACGTTCGTGAGATGCTGGTCGGACGCCAGAATATTTACGTCGAGGCAGTCGGGACGAGTACCAAAGATATCACACGCATCACGGACGTGCTGCATGAAATGGGTCTCACGGTTGAATCGGCCGAAATGATGCGTAAGCGTCACATCCAACCGTTCAACCATTTCCATTTCAGAGAGGATATCACCGAAGACACACCTGAGAGCTAA
- a CDS encoding HalOD1 output domain-containing protein: MTRSFDEESESKVSLDGGEQILEQAQYKRAGCDDLTTTIVVAIAAAEGISPAELKEPILYDCVDIAALEDSFFGPRVAGDRRDAVGSVEFEFGTYRVEVSSDGWVSVYGHP; this comes from the coding sequence ATGACGAGAAGTTTTGACGAGGAAAGTGAATCCAAGGTCAGCTTAGACGGTGGCGAACAAATCCTCGAGCAAGCTCAGTATAAGCGGGCCGGTTGCGACGATCTGACGACCACGATTGTTGTGGCGATTGCAGCGGCCGAGGGTATCTCACCGGCCGAGCTGAAAGAGCCGATACTCTACGACTGTGTTGATATTGCGGCGTTGGAGGATTCCTTTTTCGGGCCGAGAGTCGCAGGCGACCGCCGTGATGCGGTTGGCAGTGTCGAATTTGAGTTTGGCACGTATCGGGTTGAAGTCAGTAGTGATGGTTGGGTTTCGGTGTATGGACACCCCTGA
- a CDS encoding type II toxin-antitoxin system VapC family toxin, translating into MNCLDSSFLIDYLEGDDGAQAWLDDREDTMLATTTVALYETYRGVLWSHSPMTMDDVFDTFDWATVLDFDETAARESAQIQRELRENGTPVGTPDVMIGAIVRSIGGTVVTRDSDFDYIRGVDVENY; encoded by the coding sequence ATGAACTGTTTGGACAGTAGCTTTCTCATCGACTATCTTGAGGGGGATGACGGTGCACAAGCGTGGTTGGATGACCGTGAAGACACGATGCTGGCAACCACAACAGTCGCATTGTATGAGACGTATCGGGGCGTCTTGTGGTCGCATTCTCCAATGACGATGGACGATGTGTTCGACACGTTTGATTGGGCGACTGTGTTGGATTTCGATGAAACTGCGGCCCGTGAATCAGCACAAATTCAGCGAGAGTTGCGCGAGAACGGGACGCCTGTTGGCACACCCGATGTAATGATTGGTGCCATTGTTCGGTCTATCGGTGGCACTGTTGTCACCCGTGATTCGGATTTTGACTACATCCGAGGTGTCGATGTTGAGAACTACTGA
- a CDS encoding antitoxin VapB family protein, producing MSTKNISLTEEAYEKLKSRKREGESFTDVILREFGNEKDVWKGFGKLEGTGLREAYEEQREEFDKDFKERQDELFGQ from the coding sequence ATGAGTACAAAGAACATTAGCCTCACAGAAGAGGCCTACGAAAAACTCAAATCTCGAAAACGGGAGGGGGAAAGCTTCACTGACGTGATTCTCCGCGAGTTCGGTAACGAAAAGGATGTATGGAAAGGCTTTGGCAAACTCGAAGGCACGGGACTCCGAGAAGCCTACGAAGAACAGCGCGAAGAATTTGACAAGGATTTCAAAGAGAGACAGGATGAACTGTTTGGACAGTAG
- a CDS encoding aldo/keto reductase gives MEYTTLGNTGMTVSKIGLGCMSFGDEQAWMLDEEEGGELIERAIDLGINFFDTSNSYSVGDSERILGRAIDGYDHDELVIATKVRFASGAEYPNALGLSRKTVEQELRGSLDRLGIDAIDLYQIHRWDDATPINVTLSAFDDAIHRGDVRYAGASSMWAYQLAHALAASDLENRERFQTMQNHYNLVYREEEREMLPLCEKEGIGVIPWSPLARGYLARPHMTANTLRKDSDEYIDRFRASYVGGGGREINERVQELADRYDATMAQVALAWLLSKDVVTAPIVGVSRIEHLEEAVEALDLSLSARDVDYLEEPYEPVPVVGHQ, from the coding sequence ATGGAGTACACAACTCTCGGCAACACGGGAATGACAGTGAGCAAAATCGGGCTCGGTTGTATGAGCTTCGGCGACGAACAGGCGTGGATGCTCGATGAGGAGGAGGGTGGAGAGCTAATCGAGCGCGCCATCGACCTCGGCATCAACTTCTTCGACACTTCGAATTCGTATTCGGTCGGAGATAGCGAACGTATCCTCGGACGAGCTATCGACGGTTACGACCATGACGAGTTAGTGATCGCGACGAAGGTCCGGTTCGCGTCTGGAGCCGAGTACCCAAACGCACTGGGTCTCTCGCGGAAGACCGTCGAACAGGAACTCCGCGGGAGTCTCGACCGGCTCGGCATAGACGCAATAGACCTCTACCAGATCCATCGTTGGGACGACGCCACGCCGATAAACGTAACTCTCTCGGCATTTGACGATGCCATCCACCGGGGTGATGTACGATACGCGGGCGCGAGTTCGATGTGGGCCTACCAGCTCGCCCATGCGCTCGCTGCCAGCGACTTAGAGAACCGCGAACGGTTCCAAACGATGCAAAATCATTACAACCTCGTCTACCGGGAAGAGGAGCGCGAGATGCTCCCCCTTTGCGAAAAGGAGGGAATCGGCGTTATACCGTGGAGCCCGCTCGCGCGAGGCTACCTTGCTCGTCCTCACATGACTGCGAACACGTTGCGGAAAGACAGCGACGAGTACATTGATCGATTCCGAGCCTCCTACGTAGGGGGAGGTGGACGCGAGATAAACGAGCGCGTCCAAGAACTCGCCGACCGGTACGACGCCACCATGGCCCAGGTAGCGCTTGCCTGGCTGCTCAGTAAGGATGTCGTGACCGCACCAATTGTCGGCGTTTCTAGAATTGAACACCTCGAAGAAGCGGTGGAAGCCCTCGACCTCTCGCTCTCGGCGCGCGATGTCGACTATCTGGAGGAGCCATACGAACCGGTCCCGGTCGTTGGGCACCAGTAA
- a CDS encoding helix-turn-helix domain-containing protein: protein MSYPDSFPDDSFLTALENTPEPSIDVEAKTQLFTLLGSAHTLPILHEFAFSAEPRRFNELQDRLNVPTTTLTDRLQELTDADFLRRHSYDEIPPRVEYTATEKTTNLKPLFEFLCAWAVYHGYE from the coding sequence ATGAGTTATCCCGACTCCTTCCCTGACGATTCGTTCTTGACCGCGCTTGAGAACACTCCAGAACCCTCTATCGACGTCGAAGCCAAGACCCAGTTGTTCACCCTCTTAGGGAGTGCACACACGCTCCCCATCCTTCACGAATTCGCGTTCAGCGCCGAACCTCGTAGATTCAACGAACTCCAAGATAGACTCAACGTCCCGACGACGACACTCACCGACCGACTTCAGGAGCTGACAGACGCCGATTTCCTGCGCCGACACTCCTACGACGAAATCCCTCCGCGGGTCGAGTACACCGCAACCGAGAAAACAACCAACCTCAAGCCATTGTTCGAATTCCTCTGCGCTTGGGCGGTCTATCACGGCTACGAGTAA
- a CDS encoding MOSC domain-containing protein, producing MAHIENLWVYPVKGLDRMNVESISINGAGTFEGDREYALLDPEEDNVIEDRFDSVGKTFNGKEINHTHEVTSSFDPETDVLTLRMAETGETYEFDLTSKRDAASEWFSEFVGEPVELRRREPPSFIDRPNLGPSVISTGTLEKVASWFDEMTVDGARIRLRPNIEIGGVPAFWEDRFLGGDAPTFEVNGVTFEGAEACARCVVPSRDPDTGEPIEKFQQRFAEKREATLPEWADRDAFEHFFTVMLITKIPEFDYGKSVSVGDEVRIRDEVEA from the coding sequence ATGGCACACATTGAGAATCTCTGGGTCTACCCAGTCAAGGGACTCGACAGGATGAACGTTGAGTCGATCAGTATCAATGGGGCGGGGACGTTCGAAGGCGATCGAGAATACGCATTGCTCGACCCTGAAGAGGACAACGTCATCGAAGACCGCTTCGACTCTGTCGGCAAGACTTTCAACGGGAAAGAGATCAATCACACACACGAGGTCACCTCGTCATTCGACCCGGAGACCGACGTACTCACCCTCCGGATGGCTGAGACTGGCGAGACGTATGAATTCGACCTGACCTCCAAGCGCGACGCAGCAAGCGAGTGGTTCAGTGAATTTGTCGGCGAACCAGTCGAATTACGACGTCGAGAACCGCCGTCCTTTATCGACCGACCGAACCTGGGTCCGTCGGTCATCAGTACCGGGACACTCGAGAAAGTCGCATCTTGGTTCGACGAGATGACCGTCGACGGCGCGCGAATCCGTCTTCGACCGAACATCGAGATCGGCGGTGTCCCTGCATTCTGGGAAGATCGCTTCCTCGGCGGCGATGCACCGACTTTCGAAGTGAATGGAGTCACCTTCGAGGGTGCGGAAGCCTGCGCACGTTGTGTCGTCCCCTCGCGCGACCCCGATACTGGCGAGCCAATAGAGAAGTTCCAACAGCGATTCGCCGAGAAGCGTGAAGCAACGCTCCCCGAGTGGGCAGACAGAGACGCCTTCGAGCATTTCTTCACGGTGATGCTCATTACGAAGATCCCGGAGTTCGATTACGGGAAGTCGGTTAGCGTCGGCGACGAAGTCCGTATTCGAGACGAAGTAGAAGCGTAG
- a CDS encoding thermonuclease family protein has protein sequence MDTPEESERFQARVTKVVDPTTVTIEHNGENQTVDLIGVRVPDSGQIHKRALQTTDAQLAHRVVTVVTDPTIESDADGHLRAYIYTGEWLYNTQLLRTGYARVTDGEFSKRQQFRQKQRQAKQGGYGLWNTTTAN, from the coding sequence ATTGATACACCCGAGGAGAGCGAGCGCTTCCAAGCACGAGTAACGAAAGTCGTCGATCCGACGACCGTCACCATCGAACACAACGGTGAGAATCAGACGGTCGACCTCATCGGTGTGCGCGTGCCTGACAGTGGTCAGATCCACAAACGAGCACTCCAGACGACTGACGCCCAGCTTGCCCATCGTGTCGTCACCGTCGTCACAGACCCGACCATTGAGAGTGACGCAGACGGCCATCTTCGAGCGTATATCTACACGGGAGAGTGGCTGTACAACACCCAGTTACTCCGGACTGGATATGCACGAGTAACAGACGGCGAGTTCAGCAAACGCCAGCAGTTCCGCCAGAAGCAGCGTCAAGCCAAACAGGGCGGCTACGGCCTGTGGAACACGACGACGGCGAACTAA
- a CDS encoding helix-turn-helix domain-containing protein gives MEEKLNRGNEHRRNILGALATADSDTLNTSQIRERADVPSGSMNHYLETLTEWGIVEDTGQREYSRGGGRKARVWRLSEMGETFIEERPDALSTPKTAATAERVTALENRIEDLEAETRKRRKTIVEILKVIADAQDEHTQQQVTEIVTNADL, from the coding sequence ATGGAAGAAAAACTGAATCGTGGAAATGAACATCGGCGCAACATCCTGGGTGCCCTTGCCACTGCTGACAGCGACACCCTCAACACGTCACAAATCCGAGAACGGGCTGACGTCCCCAGTGGGAGTATGAACCACTATCTGGAAACTCTAACAGAGTGGGGCATCGTCGAGGATACCGGACAACGAGAATACAGTCGTGGCGGAGGTCGGAAAGCGCGTGTCTGGCGACTCTCCGAGATGGGCGAGACATTCATCGAGGAACGACCAGATGCACTCAGTACACCAAAGACTGCCGCGACAGCAGAGCGGGTCACAGCGCTCGAAAATCGCATCGAAGACCTTGAAGCTGAAACGAGGAAACGGCGGAAGACAATCGTGGAAATTCTGAAAGTGATCGCAGATGCCCAAGATGAGCACACTCAACAGCAGGTCACAGAGATTGTGACTAACGCCGATTTATAA
- a CDS encoding type IV secretory system conjugative DNA transfer family protein: MFDNLFGGDDTPDTKSVDADRDEQIDEIPNELRAPTGEPYQITPTGNDRIGGAEVLTHTEEHGVVAGPKVRRLLEGSRDRPEGPLWTGYNDSAQEGFREVPIEFGSLFQHNWVCGTTGAGKTTELLNWMVQLAYAGHGFVYFDPKARDSKELLQLLPEDRLDDVIWIEPGDEDFDRDVGINFLEIPETDRQVEQEREIEDRLENLKAILDNDDYWGPRMRAITESMGRAMMKSDKDYSVIDFYFVLLNQERREQFAEEVEDPYIKEFVNEIAEMDDDAVRPLLSRVKNWVENGVIRRIIAQRESSIDFQKIIDENKIVIVRTPVSNQDVKQMITLGVMRPIWSAVQNRSFEDGENEPFFAIFDEFDAIASQNLDVKNMLARARSMRLSVTIACQYPEQLKEAGVLSAVKANCNNPVIFRLPNDEDARPVAKLFKGYTEEDLMETENFQVWTRIPIKGGMQYSDPLKIHTFAPYPPLRSEEDAEDVIHRSLEQYGSPPITDAEIQRELPYGELNEGTTADDPADLPVGTDEHLRNQTLKAVYDESIRQGEPGGWVQIAACVERLNRYLPGDDVTDAGKAWRKVLQRVPDTHLDHREVEDEMEVKPLDTGFLNLGDSENDGKAEHWAPMADAYIPMTQLGFIFEIPEQTGEAMPDGLARLDDVLVIGLDEDPETVADTVNSYREDHPLLNRLAGTKDVYIESEHTTGSTQPSQTVKNLAQAHNDGHRCLFFAREEVAEKVYDTVAHEPFCCRSNHGVEGERRFYTGTNTLSIEGETITRPGNRENVWIHDEQTGKYVLRDRDGTVHARFDSAADIFTDVSAYPRGGNRNVKPPIIPEYEMDDDLHTVEWDVVVVPPETETPMDLRLYEGNTQTPLTDLLDDEEAEAADRVVDTQDETTPTERDVHNDCSEPTANSTEANSTPATASGTTDNSENANDKETTTDSLDRLL, translated from the coding sequence ATGTTCGACAACCTATTCGGCGGTGACGACACCCCCGATACCAAGTCAGTAGACGCCGATCGCGACGAGCAAATCGACGAGATACCGAATGAGCTTCGAGCACCGACCGGCGAACCGTATCAGATAACGCCGACTGGAAACGACCGCATTGGCGGTGCAGAAGTGCTCACTCACACTGAAGAGCATGGCGTCGTCGCCGGGCCGAAGGTTCGCCGACTGCTCGAAGGTTCGCGTGACCGTCCAGAGGGTCCGCTGTGGACGGGGTACAACGACAGCGCCCAGGAAGGCTTCCGCGAAGTACCGATTGAGTTCGGCTCACTCTTCCAGCACAATTGGGTATGTGGAACGACGGGTGCGGGGAAGACGACAGAGCTGCTGAACTGGATGGTACAGTTAGCGTACGCTGGCCACGGTTTCGTCTACTTCGACCCCAAGGCACGCGACTCGAAAGAACTCCTCCAACTGCTGCCAGAGGATCGCCTTGACGATGTGATTTGGATCGAACCGGGCGACGAAGACTTTGATCGGGATGTTGGAATCAACTTCCTTGAAATCCCCGAGACAGATCGCCAGGTCGAACAAGAGCGCGAAATCGAGGATCGCCTCGAGAACCTGAAAGCGATTCTTGACAATGACGATTATTGGGGGCCGCGCATGCGGGCGATTACCGAGAGTATGGGTCGAGCGATGATGAAATCGGACAAAGACTACTCGGTGATCGATTTCTACTTCGTCCTCCTGAATCAAGAACGTCGCGAACAGTTTGCCGAGGAGGTTGAAGATCCGTACATCAAGGAGTTCGTCAATGAAATCGCCGAGATGGACGACGACGCCGTTCGTCCTCTCCTCTCGCGAGTGAAAAATTGGGTTGAGAACGGAGTGATTCGCCGGATTATTGCCCAGCGTGAGAGTTCGATTGACTTCCAGAAGATCATCGACGAGAACAAAATCGTAATCGTTCGTACGCCTGTGTCGAACCAGGACGTGAAGCAGATGATCACGCTTGGCGTGATGCGTCCGATCTGGAGTGCTGTGCAAAACCGGTCGTTCGAGGACGGAGAGAACGAGCCGTTCTTTGCCATTTTCGACGAGTTCGATGCCATCGCGAGTCAGAATCTCGATGTCAAAAATATGCTCGCTCGAGCCCGCTCGATGCGCCTGTCAGTGACGATTGCCTGCCAGTATCCCGAGCAACTCAAAGAAGCAGGCGTGTTGAGTGCCGTCAAAGCGAACTGCAACAACCCAGTGATTTTCCGACTCCCGAACGACGAAGACGCACGACCCGTTGCGAAGTTGTTCAAGGGATATACTGAAGAGGATTTGATGGAGACCGAGAACTTCCAGGTGTGGACGCGAATTCCCATCAAAGGCGGGATGCAGTACTCTGACCCGCTCAAAATCCATACCTTTGCCCCGTATCCACCGCTTCGATCGGAAGAGGACGCTGAGGACGTGATTCACCGGAGTCTGGAGCAGTATGGAAGTCCGCCGATTACCGACGCCGAAATTCAGCGCGAACTGCCGTATGGAGAATTGAACGAAGGAACGACTGCCGACGATCCAGCAGACCTCCCGGTCGGAACAGATGAACACTTGCGCAATCAGACGCTCAAAGCAGTCTACGATGAGAGCATTCGACAGGGTGAACCGGGCGGTTGGGTGCAAATAGCGGCGTGTGTTGAACGGCTAAACCGGTATTTGCCTGGCGACGATGTGACCGATGCTGGGAAAGCATGGCGAAAAGTCTTGCAGCGAGTGCCGGATACGCATCTCGATCACCGTGAAGTTGAGGACGAGATGGAAGTGAAGCCGCTTGATACCGGGTTCCTGAATCTCGGTGACTCGGAGAACGACGGCAAGGCCGAGCATTGGGCACCGATGGCCGATGCCTACATCCCAATGACTCAACTCGGGTTTATCTTTGAAATTCCTGAGCAGACTGGAGAAGCCATGCCCGACGGTCTTGCCCGGCTGGATGACGTACTAGTGATCGGGTTGGACGAGGACCCGGAGACGGTGGCAGACACAGTCAACAGCTACCGGGAGGACCACCCGCTCTTGAATCGGCTTGCGGGGACGAAAGACGTCTATATCGAAAGCGAGCACACAACCGGTAGTACGCAGCCATCACAGACGGTGAAGAATCTTGCACAGGCGCATAACGACGGACATCGGTGCTTGTTCTTTGCCCGCGAGGAAGTGGCCGAGAAGGTTTACGATACAGTTGCCCACGAGCCATTCTGTTGTCGGAGCAACCACGGCGTCGAGGGTGAACGGCGATTCTACACGGGAACGAATACGCTCAGTATCGAGGGTGAGACGATCACCCGGCCAGGAAATCGTGAGAACGTGTGGATTCACGACGAACAAACAGGGAAGTACGTGCTTCGGGACAGGGATGGGACGGTTCACGCCCGGTTTGATTCAGCGGCGGACATCTTTACCGATGTGAGTGCTTATCCAAGGGGTGGTAACCGGAATGTGAAGCCGCCGATCATTCCCGAGTACGAGATGGACGATGATCTCCACACTGTGGAGTGGGACGTAGTTGTGGTGCCACCGGAGACAGAGACGCCGATGGATCTCCGTCTATACGAAGGAAACACCCAGACGCCGCTGACGGACCTGCTGGACGATGAAGAAGCAGAGGCAGCCGACAGGGTGGTAGATACGCAGGACGAGACAACACCAACTGAGAGAGACGTACACAACGATTGCTCCGAGCCGACTGCCAACAGCACAGAGGCGAACTCTACACCCGCGACAGCCAGTGGAACCACAGACAACAGTGAGAACGCGAACGACAAGGAGACGACGACAGATTCCCTTGACCGCTTGTTATAA